A part of Bacillus rossius redtenbacheri isolate Brsri chromosome 1, Brsri_v3, whole genome shotgun sequence genomic DNA contains:
- the LOC134530325 gene encoding uncharacterized protein LOC134530325 isoform X2 has product MHLQVTALVLLSAWAMCAGGVLPFARIPVGRLQRSPDSPENDLPVKGPSPNDEITVDPMQAKAGEQPGPDLSSLIPNMVPSLMNNTLFNERSTMVAGAFTMMFMPMPAGSDMVNMFQNGFSMFPSIPGVSSIPGLSGRR; this is encoded by the exons ATGCATCTCCAGGTCACGGCGTTGGTGCTGCTGTCCGCCTGGGCGATGTGCGCTG GCGGTGTACTGCCGTTTGCAAGGATACCTGTTGGA CGTCTGCAAAGGTCTCCGGACTCCCCAGAAAATGACCTGCCTGTTAAAGGACCTTCACCAAATGATGAAA TCACGGTCGATCCTATGCAGGCGAAAGCAGGAGAACAGCCAGGCCCGGACCTGTCCAGCCTGATTCCCAACATGGTGCCCTCGCTGATGAACAACACGCTGTTCAACGAGCGCAGCACCATGGTCGCGGGCGCCTTCACCATGATGTTCATGCCCATGCCCGCCGGCTCCGACATGGTCAACATGTTCCAGAACGGCTTTTCCATGTTCCCGTCCATACCAGGCGTGTCCAGCATACCGGGCCTGTCCGGCCGCCGATGA
- the LOC134530325 gene encoding uncharacterized protein LOC134530325 isoform X1: MHLQVTALVLLSAWAMCAVGGVLPFARIPVGRLQRSPDSPENDLPVKGPSPNDEITVDPMQAKAGEQPGPDLSSLIPNMVPSLMNNTLFNERSTMVAGAFTMMFMPMPAGSDMVNMFQNGFSMFPSIPGVSSIPGLSGRR, encoded by the exons ATGCATCTCCAGGTCACGGCGTTGGTGCTGCTGTCCGCCTGGGCGATGTGCGCTG TAGGCGGTGTACTGCCGTTTGCAAGGATACCTGTTGGA CGTCTGCAAAGGTCTCCGGACTCCCCAGAAAATGACCTGCCTGTTAAAGGACCTTCACCAAATGATGAAA TCACGGTCGATCCTATGCAGGCGAAAGCAGGAGAACAGCCAGGCCCGGACCTGTCCAGCCTGATTCCCAACATGGTGCCCTCGCTGATGAACAACACGCTGTTCAACGAGCGCAGCACCATGGTCGCGGGCGCCTTCACCATGATGTTCATGCCCATGCCCGCCGGCTCCGACATGGTCAACATGTTCCAGAACGGCTTTTCCATGTTCCCGTCCATACCAGGCGTGTCCAGCATACCGGGCCTGTCCGGCCGCCGATGA